Proteins encoded within one genomic window of Phototrophicus methaneseepsis:
- a CDS encoding DsbA family protein — MTSPNKRDEAIAVVPRTTLNYVIVAITFLIVGMVMGVVVVQRTQSPLTEDDVERIVRDVVGESAVGLTRTDLEDVVRDVVGESGLAAPENDPYEYVDDDPYLGNEEAPIVIVEFSAYACPYCGRHFQQTFEPLLENYGQYIRYVFRDYPIINPQASYAASMAANCAQEQGAFWDYHAALFNNQDNLTEDLFFQLAEDMNLDTEEFHTCYQEGRYSDEINGDYVDGQILNITGTPGFLVNGNFISGAQPYELFERLILRELASAGIEVERAPAPVETEADASAESDTTVESDAATESTTETENSVDTEISTPETSPNTESDPETSAGAET, encoded by the coding sequence ATGACTTCCCCAAATAAACGCGATGAAGCGATTGCTGTGGTACCCCGTACGACTTTGAATTATGTGATTGTTGCGATCACGTTTTTGATTGTGGGTATGGTCATGGGGGTTGTTGTTGTTCAGCGCACACAGTCGCCATTGACTGAAGATGATGTCGAGCGCATTGTGCGAGATGTCGTAGGTGAATCTGCTGTTGGTCTGACGCGCACTGATCTCGAAGATGTGGTGCGGGATGTGGTCGGTGAGAGCGGTTTAGCAGCACCCGAAAATGACCCGTATGAATATGTCGATGATGACCCGTACCTGGGCAATGAAGAAGCGCCAATCGTCATCGTTGAGTTTAGCGCTTATGCTTGCCCGTATTGTGGGCGGCACTTCCAGCAGACGTTTGAGCCATTGCTGGAAAATTATGGTCAGTATATTCGCTATGTCTTCCGTGACTATCCCATCATTAACCCGCAGGCCTCTTATGCGGCCTCGATGGCGGCCAACTGTGCGCAAGAGCAGGGTGCTTTCTGGGATTATCATGCTGCGTTATTCAATAATCAGGATAACCTGACGGAAGACCTTTTCTTCCAACTCGCAGAAGATATGAACCTGGATACGGAAGAATTCCACACCTGTTATCAAGAAGGCCGCTACAGCGACGAAATCAATGGCGATTACGTCGATGGGCAGATTCTGAACATCACAGGCACGCCGGGCTTCCTCGTAAATGGCAACTTCATCAGTGGTGCCCAGCCTTATGAATTGTTCGAGCGTCTGATTCTGCGTGAATTGGCGAGTGCCGGTATTGAAGTCGAACGAGCTCCCGCTCCTGTAGAAACAGAAGCAGATGCTAGCGCTGAGAGTGATACAACTGTTGAGAGTGATGCAGCTACGGAAAGCACCACAGAGACAGAAAACAGCGTTGACACAGAAATCAGTACGCCTGAAACGAGCCCTAATACAGAAAGTGACCCCGAAACATCGGCAGGTGCTGAAACCTAA
- the rsgA gene encoding ribosome small subunit-dependent GTPase A, producing the protein MSNTTLNGLVVKEQSGFYWVEAEDESITICQLRGRLKEEAQASDIAAIGDRVIFSQIEVDGIEEERGVIEEVEERTSVLSRAVRTTGKRGVGQAEREHVLIANADQAFFVFAAAQPTPNLRMLDRMLVAGERSEIESLIIIINKIDLEDPSTVNALIAPYRDMGYEVLYTSAAQNVGIDALRQHLAGKISVFTGPSGVGKTSLLNRIQPGLGRTVKAISDYSQEGMHTTRDSALVKLENGGYLADTPGIRAIQVWDVEPDELDGYFRDLAEYVEQCKFSNCTHTNEPGCAVKAAVKAGKISKTRYENYLHLREDLKDTYIVY; encoded by the coding sequence TTGAGCAACACAACATTAAACGGGTTGGTAGTAAAGGAGCAAAGTGGCTTTTACTGGGTAGAAGCAGAAGACGAGAGCATCACGATTTGCCAATTACGCGGGCGGCTCAAAGAAGAGGCGCAGGCATCGGATATCGCAGCAATTGGCGACCGTGTTATCTTCAGTCAGATTGAAGTTGATGGCATTGAGGAAGAACGCGGTGTCATCGAAGAAGTTGAAGAACGAACCAGCGTGCTCTCACGGGCGGTACGGACTACGGGTAAACGTGGTGTCGGCCAGGCAGAACGTGAGCACGTCCTCATCGCCAACGCAGACCAGGCCTTCTTCGTCTTTGCAGCGGCACAACCCACCCCGAACCTGCGCATGCTTGACCGTATGCTCGTCGCAGGGGAACGATCAGAAATTGAAAGCCTCATTATCATCATCAACAAAATAGACCTCGAAGACCCTTCCACAGTGAATGCACTTATTGCTCCCTACCGGGATATGGGCTATGAAGTGTTATATACCAGTGCTGCCCAGAATGTCGGCATTGATGCCCTGCGCCAACATCTCGCCGGGAAAATCAGCGTCTTTACAGGGCCGTCCGGCGTGGGCAAAACCAGCCTGCTGAACCGCATTCAACCGGGCCTAGGCCGCACGGTCAAAGCCATTAGCGACTATTCCCAGGAAGGCATGCACACCACCCGCGACAGCGCATTAGTCAAGCTGGAAAATGGGGGCTACCTTGCGGATACACCCGGTATCCGCGCTATTCAGGTCTGGGATGTTGAGCCGGATGAACTGGATGGTTACTTCCGTGACTTGGCTGAGTATGTTGAACAATGTAAGTTCAGCAACTGCACCCACACCAACGAACCGGGCTGTGCCGTCAAAGCGGCTGTGAAAGCTGGGAAAATCAGCAAGACGCGCTACGAAAATTACCTGCATCTGCGTGAGGACCTGAAAGATACATACATCGTCTACTAA
- a CDS encoding serine/threonine protein kinase, giving the protein MSSLIGRTLGQYEITDILGKGGMSTVYTGYQPSIGRNVAIKVLPPHPGLDERFIERFELEAKTIGSLQNPHILPLYDYGKTEDGILYLVMAYVDSGTLAEEIERGPIPLKRIEHVVRQIAGALDYAHRRGIIHRDIKPSNILLDSDGNALLADFGIVKMLSNTATGITGTAVLGTPAYMSPEQAHGIEVDARSDIYALAVMVYEMLTGKQPFQADTPMQIILRHVNDPVPDLRLINSELPSEINTVIQRAMAKDPNERYSSVIDFAEALTNAIHQRDESRQVARESAPLQRRSIDNAPTEILSPATEIGGNVPTNPTPTGSTTQPQTVVIRESTNVFAILGGFGVIALAIVVVAVLLLNNMNNAAPPATQPATDVAVIPSEQPESTPEDVVTSNLPNLGRLRFGNASGLGDSLSLSVQNVSPATGGQTYGVWLLNTETDDILRIGELRTDASGFGVLAYTAEDGTMLPALYNALRITLEDDMEDMPQGEVMYSASAPIEVSHALQSIFVTDERGICDSDTECASLLDSALMEAAFAEQHSGLAAGSTTPGSMTPHAEHTINILSGTMQDHNGDGQAQNPGRGFGVYPALDLMEEAINNALDADAGNVDLQTNAESIRVCLLNVREWADEIVDIETGMLTVETDEDVQAVAGDAARAEQLAGHIITGFDANQNGRIEPFEGECGLDQISDYGVEFGNLSLREGNADAQ; this is encoded by the coding sequence GTGTCATCACTAATCGGGCGCACCCTGGGTCAGTACGAAATCACAGATATTCTGGGCAAAGGCGGTATGTCCACCGTCTATACGGGTTATCAACCATCTATTGGGCGCAATGTTGCCATCAAAGTGCTGCCCCCACATCCTGGCCTTGACGAGCGATTTATTGAGCGCTTTGAGCTAGAAGCCAAGACAATTGGCAGTCTGCAAAATCCGCATATCTTGCCACTATATGATTATGGCAAGACAGAGGATGGCATTCTGTATCTGGTGATGGCATACGTCGACAGCGGCACGCTTGCCGAAGAAATCGAACGGGGGCCAATACCGCTCAAACGCATTGAGCACGTGGTCCGCCAGATTGCAGGCGCGCTGGATTACGCGCACCGGCGAGGCATCATTCACCGCGATATCAAGCCGAGCAATATATTGCTGGATAGCGATGGGAACGCGCTGCTGGCCGATTTTGGCATCGTCAAAATGCTGAGTAACACCGCCACAGGCATCACGGGCACAGCCGTTTTGGGTACCCCTGCTTATATGTCGCCGGAACAGGCTCACGGTATCGAAGTCGATGCGCGCTCAGATATTTATGCGTTGGCAGTGATGGTCTACGAGATGCTCACGGGCAAACAGCCTTTCCAGGCTGATACCCCTATGCAAATTATCCTGCGCCACGTTAACGACCCAGTGCCGGATTTGCGCCTTATCAATAGTGAACTCCCTTCTGAAATTAACACCGTCATCCAAAGAGCAATGGCAAAAGACCCGAATGAGCGCTATAGCTCCGTGATTGACTTTGCAGAGGCGCTAACCAATGCGATCCATCAACGTGATGAATCTCGCCAGGTCGCACGGGAATCAGCACCTTTGCAGCGACGTTCGATTGATAACGCACCCACGGAAATCCTGTCACCGGCCACGGAGATTGGCGGCAACGTACCCACCAATCCCACGCCGACAGGGTCCACCACACAACCGCAAACCGTCGTCATCCGAGAAAGCACCAATGTCTTCGCGATTTTGGGCGGCTTTGGCGTCATAGCCCTGGCAATTGTCGTTGTAGCGGTCTTGCTGCTCAATAATATGAACAATGCGGCACCACCAGCCACCCAGCCAGCCACAGACGTAGCCGTTATTCCCAGCGAACAGCCGGAATCAACGCCAGAGGATGTGGTGACGAGCAATCTGCCCAACCTGGGGCGCTTGAGGTTCGGTAATGCGAGCGGCCTGGGCGACAGCCTCAGCCTGAGCGTACAAAATGTGTCGCCAGCCACAGGCGGGCAAACCTATGGTGTCTGGTTGCTGAACACAGAGACGGACGACATCTTAAGAATCGGCGAATTGCGCACGGACGCCAGCGGGTTCGGCGTATTGGCATACACAGCAGAAGACGGCACGATGCTGCCAGCACTCTACAATGCACTACGCATCACCCTTGAAGATGATATGGAAGACATGCCCCAGGGCGAAGTGATGTACAGTGCCAGTGCCCCAATTGAAGTCAGCCATGCGCTGCAAAGCATCTTCGTGACGGACGAGCGCGGCATTTGCGACAGTGACACAGAATGTGCCAGCTTGTTGGATTCCGCATTGATGGAAGCAGCCTTTGCAGAACAGCACTCCGGCCTTGCAGCAGGTTCAACCACTCCCGGCAGCATGACGCCCCACGCCGAGCACACGATCAACATCCTGAGCGGCACCATGCAGGATCATAACGGAGATGGACAGGCCCAGAACCCTGGGCGCGGTTTCGGCGTTTACCCGGCGTTGGACCTGATGGAAGAAGCCATTAACAATGCCCTGGATGCCGATGCTGGCAATGTGGACCTGCAAACCAATGCGGAGTCGATACGCGTCTGCTTGCTGAATGTGCGCGAATGGGCCGACGAAATCGTAGACATTGAAACGGGCATGCTCACTGTTGAGACGGATGAAGATGTGCAAGCCGTCGCGGGGGACGCAGCCCGCGCCGAGCAATTGGCAGGGCATATCATCACAGGCTTTGATGCCAATCAGAATGGGCGCATTGAACCCTTCGAAGGGGAATGTGGGCTGGATCAAATATCGGACTATGGTGTCGAGTTTGGCAACCTGTCACTACGTGAGGGAAATGCAGATGCGCAATAG
- a CDS encoding WD40 repeat domain-containing protein produces MRNSSILMLGLGLLAMLLAACTTVPTAESTAAQSAPEAEPTIASTAEPPPYREPASPITAENANRLQYLGRLDTPNSLKSSIFSHSFSPDSTRLAALDNDLLMAWDLTDGRLIFSTDRAGAVRVFYSPDKTEIYTVNNNGDIFIYGENGTLQNTLEGSVGFTGAYAYMADQGLLALANESGTIKVWDLAERAALATFNATDAPLAALAISDDTQLLAAAGLNGHLVVWDWQEREQIADFDHEGNTINSVIFAGDSDRVATATASYIAVWSLEAESLDYALQLEEAGASGIFTYTPDGKLLITAGRNAPLNIWDAANNTMIGQLADVSGNRMTAAFSPDSSLMVTAVLDQQINLWNLADTDGETIQGAPLNIGTTRITDVAWTDDGFIMAFFGTDGTIYLWGIAE; encoded by the coding sequence ATGCGCAATAGCAGCATCTTGATGCTAGGACTTGGGCTGCTCGCCATGCTGCTGGCAGCCTGTACAACAGTCCCAACAGCCGAAAGCACAGCAGCCCAATCAGCCCCTGAGGCAGAGCCAACCATTGCCAGCACCGCAGAACCGCCACCCTACCGGGAGCCTGCCAGCCCAATCACGGCAGAAAATGCCAATCGCCTCCAATATCTGGGGCGGCTAGATACGCCAAACAGCCTCAAAAGCTCGATTTTTTCACACAGCTTTTCGCCAGATAGCACACGCTTGGCCGCGCTAGACAACGACCTTTTGATGGCCTGGGACCTTACGGATGGCCGACTGATTTTCTCAACAGATCGGGCGGGCGCAGTACGCGTCTTCTATTCGCCGGATAAAACAGAAATCTACACCGTCAACAATAATGGTGACATTTTTATATATGGCGAAAACGGCACCCTACAAAACACGCTCGAAGGCAGTGTCGGCTTTACGGGTGCATATGCTTATATGGCTGATCAGGGCTTATTGGCGCTCGCCAATGAAAGCGGCACGATCAAAGTATGGGACCTTGCTGAGCGTGCAGCATTGGCGACTTTTAACGCGACGGATGCCCCACTAGCGGCCCTGGCTATTTCCGATGACACCCAATTGCTCGCTGCCGCGGGCTTAAACGGCCATCTTGTCGTCTGGGATTGGCAAGAACGGGAGCAAATCGCGGATTTTGACCATGAAGGCAATACGATCAACAGCGTCATCTTTGCTGGGGATAGTGACCGTGTCGCCACAGCCACAGCAAGCTATATTGCCGTCTGGTCATTAGAAGCTGAATCCTTGGATTATGCCCTGCAATTGGAAGAAGCAGGGGCCAGCGGCATCTTCACTTATACACCTGATGGTAAGCTGCTCATCACAGCAGGGCGCAATGCGCCGCTCAACATCTGGGATGCAGCGAACAATACGATGATCGGGCAACTAGCAGACGTCAGCGGCAATCGCATGACAGCGGCGTTCTCGCCAGATAGCAGTTTGATGGTGACGGCTGTGCTGGATCAGCAGATCAACCTCTGGAATCTGGCCGATACAGACGGGGAAACAATCCAGGGAGCACCACTGAATATTGGCACGACGCGCATCACAGATGTCGCCTGGACGGATGATGGCTTTATCATGGCGTTCTTCGGCACAGATGGGACGATTTATCTGTGGGGGATTGCTGAGTAA
- the def gene encoding peptide deformylase: MSLLEIITPENPVLRKKAIKVTEFNDPKFQQLIDDMIETMIDAPGVGLAAPQVAVSKRLIVVRLPNESEEDFEEHGDQAGVVHVVANPKIIKKSKNTVSGVEGCLSLPGIAGEVDRAEMVVVTGQDRNGKEWRLKAKGWLARVFQHEIDHLDGVLFTDLTDKVWQQSAEDEEEEVVE, encoded by the coding sequence ATGTCATTACTAGAGATCATCACGCCGGAGAACCCGGTATTGCGCAAGAAGGCCATTAAGGTCACGGAATTCAACGATCCGAAGTTCCAGCAGTTGATCGATGATATGATCGAGACCATGATCGATGCTCCGGGCGTGGGTCTGGCTGCGCCACAGGTGGCCGTCAGCAAGCGCTTGATTGTCGTGCGGCTGCCAAACGAAAGCGAAGAAGACTTTGAGGAGCATGGCGATCAGGCCGGTGTGGTTCATGTCGTCGCCAACCCCAAGATCATCAAGAAGAGTAAGAATACGGTCAGCGGTGTAGAAGGCTGCCTTTCGTTGCCGGGTATTGCTGGTGAAGTCGACCGTGCAGAGATGGTCGTCGTCACAGGGCAGGATCGCAACGGTAAAGAATGGCGCTTAAAGGCCAAAGGCTGGCTGGCGCGCGTCTTCCAGCATGAAATCGACCATCTTGATGGTGTGCTGTTTACAGATTTGACAGATAAAGTCTGGCAGCAATCTGCTGAGGATGAAGAGGAAGAAGTCGTCGAATAA
- a CDS encoding cyclic nucleotide-binding domain-containing protein, which yields MAQAYADLIRRVPQFSVLPQREFNAVLQTFELLHYNVGDLIVQQNAHSRGLYIIVRGQVAIFYAAPSGITQQFGVVDAGQYVDDEALFYEGIETASLQATVPTDVLFLSRDALQRLGTYYPLLGQQFTGMAPLAAGSEAFEGQRPNEVVLLKTHRHVWALLRWVPIPAIAALGMFMLAFTVRELAALFILAGLILPLLLLYYIFLEWQNDEIIITDQRVIQKRRTILTFRRSFNELSLDSVQETSVTMPPNPLAFALKYGTLELKTSGSAGNVALAMMPNPEAVEDLLINQYQRRKTEQVYQGADLMWSDVQSMGGAGHAHNDPNLLPRARVPRTIRYKEDANFDDTPEEEVARKMPFSPFVSQFTIEEGVVFRKHWSLWFRMVAPAMLMILAAIAAFIISLPFGLGVIGMAVGIVLLIIALAVFWFRDLDWRNDYMLVNDAMVLFVHQRPLWLQNERDLVLLSQVDNVIAEMNGVSQQLLDYGDIRLSLVGADQHKEFHTVPRPRVVQEHIMLRQAQLRTMQNQARQDSQRNILSEFIAAYQMDQQEQQRAQQNTQQYGQQGYDYNQQTYPQQGYDYNQQTYPQQGYSQPDYQQPTYQQPTYPQTNQAPQQPSISPPRRYNESAQPLQGSASSPSPLIPRHQDDQETADLPPPPPMPGNRTGTPPPPPPEQSRRRQSDDDLPPPPPLPR from the coding sequence ATGGCCCAGGCCTATGCCGATTTGATCCGACGCGTTCCCCAGTTTAGTGTGCTGCCTCAGCGAGAGTTCAACGCGGTGTTGCAAACGTTTGAACTGCTTCACTATAACGTTGGCGACTTAATCGTTCAACAAAACGCGCACTCCAGGGGGCTGTATATCATTGTGCGCGGGCAGGTTGCCATCTTCTACGCCGCGCCCAGTGGCATTACGCAGCAGTTTGGCGTGGTCGACGCGGGACAATATGTCGATGATGAAGCGCTCTTTTATGAAGGGATTGAAACCGCTTCTTTACAGGCGACTGTCCCCACGGATGTGCTCTTTTTGTCGCGTGATGCGTTGCAACGCCTGGGGACATATTATCCGCTGTTGGGGCAGCAGTTCACCGGTATGGCCCCCTTGGCGGCAGGGAGTGAAGCCTTCGAGGGCCAGCGCCCAAATGAAGTCGTGCTCTTAAAGACGCACCGGCATGTGTGGGCGCTGCTGCGATGGGTGCCTATCCCGGCGATTGCCGCATTGGGCATGTTCATGCTGGCTTTTACCGTGCGAGAGCTGGCAGCGTTGTTTATCCTGGCCGGGCTGATTTTGCCCTTATTGTTGTTGTATTACATCTTCCTGGAGTGGCAAAACGACGAGATCATCATCACAGATCAGCGCGTTATCCAGAAGCGCCGCACGATTCTGACGTTCCGCCGCAGTTTCAATGAGTTGAGCCTGGATAGCGTGCAGGAGACGAGCGTCACAATGCCGCCCAACCCGCTCGCATTTGCCTTGAAGTATGGCACGCTTGAGCTGAAGACATCCGGCTCTGCGGGGAATGTCGCGCTGGCGATGATGCCAAACCCTGAAGCGGTAGAAGATCTGCTCATCAACCAGTATCAGCGCCGCAAAACGGAACAGGTTTATCAGGGTGCGGACCTGATGTGGTCCGATGTGCAGTCGATGGGTGGTGCAGGCCATGCACATAATGACCCCAATTTGCTGCCTCGTGCTCGTGTCCCACGCACAATACGCTATAAAGAAGATGCCAATTTTGACGATACACCGGAAGAAGAAGTGGCACGTAAGATGCCTTTCTCGCCGTTTGTATCCCAGTTCACCATCGAAGAGGGCGTCGTCTTTCGCAAGCACTGGTCGCTGTGGTTCCGCATGGTAGCGCCAGCGATGCTGATGATTCTGGCAGCGATTGCCGCTTTCATCATTAGCCTGCCTTTTGGATTAGGCGTGATCGGTATGGCGGTTGGGATTGTGTTGCTGATTATCGCTCTGGCCGTCTTCTGGTTTCGTGACCTGGACTGGCGTAACGATTATATGCTCGTCAATGATGCGATGGTGCTTTTTGTCCATCAGCGGCCCTTATGGCTGCAAAATGAACGTGACTTGGTGTTGTTAAGCCAGGTCGATAACGTCATCGCAGAGATGAACGGCGTCTCTCAGCAGTTGCTCGATTATGGCGATATTCGTCTTTCGCTGGTGGGTGCGGACCAGCATAAAGAGTTCCACACTGTGCCACGTCCCCGCGTGGTGCAAGAACACATCATGCTGCGACAGGCCCAACTGCGCACAATGCAGAACCAGGCGCGGCAGGATAGCCAGCGTAACATCTTGTCGGAGTTCATCGCTGCTTACCAGATGGACCAGCAAGAGCAGCAGCGCGCCCAACAAAATACGCAACAGTACGGCCAACAAGGCTATGACTACAATCAGCAGACGTATCCGCAACAAGGCTATGACTACAACCAGCAGACGTATCCACAACAAGGCTATTCACAACCGGATTATCAGCAACCGACGTATCAGCAGCCGACGTATCCGCAGACAAACCAGGCCCCACAGCAGCCGAGCATCAGTCCGCCCCGGCGCTACAATGAATCCGCCCAGCCTTTACAGGGCAGCGCGTCGTCACCATCGCCGTTGATCCCGCGGCATCAGGATGATCAGGAAACGGCAGATTTGCCGCCCCCGCCGCCAATGCCAGGGAACCGTACCGGCACGCCACCCCCGCCACCCCCGGAGCAATCTCGGCGTCGGCAGTCCGATGATGACTTGCCCCCGCCGCCGCCTTTGCCGCGCTAG
- a CDS encoding S9 family peptidase, with protein MSEKRPITAEDLNRIIYIEDPQVSPDGKWIAYVHVTPNPGEKRYTSNIWLAATDGTTLYQLTRGGKDTTPRWSPDGSALAFVSTRNGVPQIFLLPVNAIGGEARQLTSNKNGAAAPAWSPDGSMIAYLSSMNAEERAKEDSGEAEEPPQDELESKYRKDREAETKKAFFDPMFIERIPFRQGTSYMDDRRQQVYVIATAEGLEGDAAKARRLTSLAGSYTPPQWSPDGSTLYTSRPWDLEKDESFRWGNIYSIDITSGEETRFLADDEHSYYGALPSPDGKWLAAIRSESIITDDVSRFLLIPLEGDGEPVVLNETLDRSIGGYEWTDDGRLFASVADNGVVNVFEIDIENTTFKPVVDGRMYVRDFSVSNDGSVAYSFSTPMNPNELGYKATNGEQVVLTEANKKLLDEVFVQETYGVRYASPSGTEIQGWYILPVGYEEGKEYPLALNIHGGPHAMWGDSERSMWHEWQFHAARGYVVFYCNPRGSDGYGESFLNALHSDWGNIAMDDIMAGVDLMIEKGMIDVNHMAVTGGSYGGYMTAWIVGHTDRFVAAVSQRGVYNLTSFYGTSDVPVLISAEFDAEPWENPEKLWEHSPLAYAHNVTTPLLIIHSENDFRVPIEQGEQLFAWVRRATNTPVKLVRYPREGHELSRSGEPNHRISRLTQMVNWFDTYCFPEKFD; from the coding sequence ATGAGCGAAAAGCGCCCCATCACAGCAGAAGATTTGAACCGGATTATCTATATTGAAGATCCGCAGGTTAGCCCGGATGGCAAATGGATTGCTTATGTGCACGTTACACCCAACCCGGGCGAGAAGCGCTATACCAGCAACATCTGGTTAGCAGCAACCGATGGCACCACCCTCTATCAGCTCACACGTGGTGGCAAAGACACCACGCCGAGATGGTCGCCAGATGGGAGCGCGCTGGCATTCGTCAGCACCCGCAACGGCGTCCCACAGATTTTCCTGCTGCCTGTCAATGCGATAGGTGGCGAAGCGCGCCAGCTTACCAGCAATAAAAATGGCGCGGCTGCCCCGGCATGGTCGCCAGATGGCAGTATGATCGCTTACCTCAGCAGTATGAATGCTGAAGAACGCGCCAAAGAAGACAGCGGCGAAGCCGAAGAACCACCCCAGGATGAACTGGAAAGCAAGTATCGTAAAGACCGTGAGGCGGAAACGAAAAAAGCCTTCTTTGACCCGATGTTCATTGAGCGCATCCCCTTCCGTCAGGGGACAAGCTACATGGATGATCGCCGTCAACAGGTCTACGTCATCGCCACTGCGGAAGGCCTGGAAGGCGATGCCGCGAAAGCTCGCCGTCTCACATCCCTGGCAGGCAGCTACACCCCGCCGCAGTGGTCGCCAGATGGCAGCACGCTCTATACCAGCCGCCCTTGGGACCTGGAAAAAGACGAGTCCTTCCGTTGGGGCAATATCTACAGCATTGACATCACCAGTGGCGAAGAAACGCGCTTCCTGGCAGATGATGAACACAGCTATTACGGCGCGCTACCCTCCCCGGATGGCAAATGGCTGGCAGCTATCCGCAGCGAGAGCATCATCACAGACGATGTATCGCGCTTCCTGCTCATCCCGCTGGAAGGCGACGGAGAGCCTGTTGTGCTCAACGAAACGCTCGACCGCAGCATTGGCGGCTATGAGTGGACCGACGATGGCCGCCTCTTTGCTTCCGTAGCGGATAACGGCGTGGTGAACGTCTTTGAAATCGACATCGAAAACACGACCTTTAAGCCCGTCGTTGATGGTCGCATGTATGTACGCGATTTCAGCGTCAGCAATGATGGCAGCGTGGCCTATAGCTTCAGCACGCCGATGAACCCCAACGAGCTAGGGTACAAGGCCACAAATGGCGAGCAAGTCGTCCTCACAGAAGCCAACAAGAAGTTACTGGATGAAGTCTTCGTGCAGGAGACATATGGGGTACGCTATGCTTCGCCCTCCGGCACAGAAATCCAGGGTTGGTATATCCTGCCCGTTGGTTATGAAGAAGGCAAAGAATACCCGCTGGCACTCAATATTCACGGTGGTCCGCACGCCATGTGGGGCGATAGCGAACGCAGTATGTGGCATGAGTGGCAGTTCCACGCCGCCCGGGGCTACGTCGTCTTCTACTGTAACCCGCGTGGCAGCGATGGCTATGGCGAGTCCTTCCTCAATGCGCTGCACAGCGATTGGGGTAACATCGCTATGGATGACATCATGGCCGGGGTCGATCTCATGATCGAAAAGGGCATGATCGACGTCAACCATATGGCTGTGACCGGTGGCAGCTATGGGGGTTATATGACGGCCTGGATCGTCGGCCATACAGATCGCTTTGTGGCGGCAGTCTCACAACGTGGCGTCTATAACCTGACGAGCTTCTATGGGACCAGCGATGTGCCCGTCCTCATCAGCGCAGAATTTGACGCGGAACCCTGGGAAAACCCGGAAAAACTGTGGGAACACTCCCCCCTGGCCTATGCCCATAACGTCACCACGCCCCTGCTCATCATCCACAGCGAGAACGACTTCCGCGTGCCGATTGAACAGGGCGAACAGCTCTTCGCCTGGGTCCGTCGTGCAACCAACACGCCCGTTAAGCTGGTCCGTTACCCGCGTGAAGGCCATGAACTCAGCCGCAGCGGCGAACCAAACCACCGCATCAGCCGCCTGACGCAAATGGTCAATTGGTTCGATACCTACTGCTTCCCGGAGAAGTTCGACTAG
- a CDS encoding nucleoside hydrolase codes for MPQKIIIDTDPGVDDTMAIYYALESGAFDILGLTTVFGNVETPLATLNALRLLEIAGRTDIPVAQGATRPFAEPYFGAPAHIHGADGQGDLFLPAPSTQAISLSAAQFIVDQIMAQPGEVTLVPLGPLTNIAMALLLEPQIAQAVKQVVLMGGAAFVPGNITPAAEANIFHDAIAAEMVLSAPWDVTMIGLDVTHQVIMSDEELGRYGASAKATSQHISKVLPLYINFTRESRGKPGLYTHDPTTISYLLNPALFEVQPYLVRVETEGFSIGKTWAWPQNVYSPLAAFQVGPEHLVNVVLGADVPAVNAMMLATV; via the coding sequence ATGCCTCAAAAGATCATCATCGATACCGACCCCGGCGTGGACGATACGATGGCCATTTATTATGCGCTGGAAAGTGGCGCGTTCGATATCCTGGGGCTGACGACGGTCTTCGGCAATGTGGAAACGCCCCTGGCAACGCTCAATGCACTACGCTTATTAGAGATTGCAGGCCGTACAGATATACCTGTTGCCCAGGGTGCAACACGCCCCTTTGCAGAGCCATACTTCGGCGCTCCGGCCCATATCCATGGTGCGGACGGGCAGGGCGATCTCTTTTTACCAGCGCCTAGCACACAAGCCATCAGCCTATCAGCAGCCCAGTTCATCGTGGATCAGATCATGGCTCAACCGGGCGAAGTCACGCTTGTGCCGCTCGGCCCCTTAACGAATATCGCTATGGCCCTCTTGCTTGAGCCGCAAATCGCCCAGGCTGTCAAACAGGTGGTCTTGATGGGCGGTGCGGCCTTCGTACCCGGCAATATCACGCCAGCAGCGGAAGCCAATATCTTCCATGATGCAATTGCCGCCGAGATGGTGCTGAGCGCGCCCTGGGATGTGACGATGATCGGTTTGGATGTGACGCATCAGGTGATTATGTCGGATGAGGAGTTGGGCCGATACGGGGCCTCTGCCAAGGCCACCTCACAACATATCAGCAAGGTATTGCCGCTGTACATCAACTTCACAAGAGAATCGAGAGGCAAACCAGGCTTATACACGCATGATCCAACGACAATTAGCTATCTGCTGAATCCTGCCCTGTTTGAGGTGCAGCCTTATCTGGTACGGGTCGAAACAGAAGGCTTTTCCATTGGCAAGACGTGGGCCTGGCCGCAGAACGTCTATTCACCCTTAGCGGCGTTCCAGGTTGGCCCTGAGCACCTGGTGAATGTGGTGCTGGGTGCAGACGTGCCCGCCGTTAATGCGATGATGCTGGCGACTGTGTAA